The following proteins come from a genomic window of Leptospira barantonii:
- a CDS encoding haloalkane dehalogenase, whose amino-acid sequence MEILRTPDSSFENLPGYSFTPNYLQIQNLRMHYVDEGPKDASETILLLHGEPSWSYLYRKMIPPLANAGYRTIAPDLIGFGKSDKPNDPAFFTYQTHVDWLTGFVENLDLKNVTLFCQDWGGLLGLRVAAEHPERFSRIVAANTFLPTGDIPPKEDFLKWRHFSQNVKRLAIGTIVKNGCVSELSKEIVAAYDSPYPDETYKAAAKKFPALVPISPDDPASEPNRKAWEILKTWKKPFLTAFSDQDPITKGGDIFFRRLIPGAKGQKHVTIAEGGHFLQEDKGEELAEVVKNFIKANPL is encoded by the coding sequence ATGGAAATCTTGAGAACCCCGGATTCTTCCTTTGAAAACCTACCCGGCTATAGTTTTACACCAAACTATTTGCAGATCCAAAACCTAAGAATGCACTACGTAGACGAAGGCCCGAAAGACGCTTCGGAAACCATTCTGCTGTTGCATGGAGAACCTTCCTGGTCTTATTTGTATCGAAAGATGATTCCACCGTTGGCGAACGCGGGCTATCGTACGATCGCGCCCGATCTGATCGGTTTTGGGAAGTCCGACAAACCGAATGATCCCGCGTTCTTTACCTATCAAACGCATGTGGATTGGTTAACCGGTTTTGTGGAGAATTTAGATTTAAAAAACGTTACCCTTTTCTGTCAGGATTGGGGCGGACTTTTAGGTCTTCGAGTTGCGGCGGAACATCCGGAACGTTTTTCAAGAATCGTAGCGGCCAACACGTTTTTGCCGACCGGAGATATTCCACCCAAGGAAGACTTTCTCAAGTGGAGACATTTCTCACAGAACGTAAAACGTCTTGCGATCGGAACCATCGTTAAAAACGGATGTGTCTCCGAGCTTTCCAAAGAAATCGTCGCGGCCTATGATTCTCCGTATCCCGATGAAACATACAAAGCCGCCGCGAAAAAATTTCCGGCCTTGGTTCCGATTTCACCGGACGATCCCGCTTCGGAACCGAATCGAAAGGCTTGGGAAATTTTAAAGACCTGGAAAAAACCGTTTCTCACCGCGTTCAGCGATCAGGATCCGATCACAAAAGGCGGAGATATTTTCTTTAGAAGATTGATCCCGGGTGCAAAAGGTCAAAAACACGTAACGATTGCCGAAGGCGGTCATTTCTTGCAAGAGGACAAAGGGGAAGAATTGGCCGAGGTAGTGAAAAATTTCATCAAGGCCAATCCGTTGTAA